One window of Athalia rosae chromosome 2, iyAthRosa1.1, whole genome shotgun sequence genomic DNA carries:
- the LOC105685693 gene encoding uncharacterized protein LOC105685693 — MIKPRLLLLVSCALAVSHGQSSGRVSFEDSDSHSRQNRDGPQFDQFHNQGSNDAPVFQQGHPRNNTRQGKDLLDWIGLGTGQNVDPYLARMNSACLNGDLAECFKSRALSSLSEFFDQPEYNLNGNVRVVRMSRDIVREVSRQPYEYSSSARSDDSEWDQLVKFAARKAEKFVKTVAFEVEIPSEVTGDNEVYAPRFLDEIADEIDTIENKKDTHFSRIRLKKLLIPMLIILKLFKLKLLLFLPLILGLASFKKFLGFMAIVIPGLIGFFKLCKPQVQNYQPPVYSQSGVGFPPYYKENTNSFSHNDYHENDYHGHHGSSPPVSFGQDLAYQGYNRDYGK; from the exons ATGATAAAGCCGAGATTGCTGCTGTTGGTAAGCTGCGCGTTGGCCGTTTCTCATGGACAGTCAAGTGGGAGAGTGAGCTTCGAAGATTCGGATTCCCACAGTCGACAGAATCGAGATG gacCGCAGTTCGACCAGTTCCACAATCAGGGGTCGAACGACGCTCCCGTATTCCAGCAAGGTCATCCCAGGAACAACACCAGACAAGGGAAGGACCTTCTCGACTGGATAGGTCTCGGTACGGGACAAAACGTGGATCCTTATCTGGCGAGGATGAACAGTGCTTGCCTGAACGGCGACCTCGCCGAATGTTTCAAATCGAGGGCCTTGAGTTCCTTGTCGGAATTCTTCGACCAACCGGAATACAATCTCAACGGCAACGTAAGGGTGGTTCGAATGTCCAGAGACATCGTCCGAGAGGTCAGTCGCCAGCCGTACGAATACTCCAGCTCGGCGAG GAGCGACGATTCCGAATGGGATCAGCTTGTGAAATTCGCTGCCAGGAAGGCGGAAAAGTTTGTAAAAACTGTAGCATTCGAGGTCGAGATACCGAGCGAAGTTACCGGAGACAACGAGGTCTACGCACCGAGGTTCTTAGACGAGATCGCCGACGAGATTGACACAATTGAGAACAAGAAGGATACGCATTTCT cTCGTATTCGTCTGAAGAAATTGCTCATCCCAATGCTGATAATCTTGAAACTCTTCAAGCTGAAACTTCTGCTATTTTTGCCCCTCATTCTTGGTTTGGCGTCGTTCAAAAAGTTCCTGGGTTTCATGGCGATCGTCATACCCGGTTTGATTGGTTTTTTCAAGCTCTGCAAGCCGCAGGTACAAAATTATCAACCTCCGGTCTACAGTCAAAGCGGGGTTGGTTTTCCCCCATACTATAAAGAGAACACGAACAGCTTCAGCCACAACGATTATCACGAAAATGATTATCACGGACATCACGGATCTTCGCCCCCCGTCTCATTCGGTCAAGATCTAGCCTATCAAGGATACAACAGGGATTACGGAAAGTGA